The proteins below are encoded in one region of Amycolatopsis magusensis:
- a CDS encoding LuxR C-terminal-related transcriptional regulator, which produces MTSAALAEAGRAPVRGLEHEMTVDSEAQAHAEKSGLMVCLDQALRIQQANQEFFRQFGMASADVCGRGFTELVHPSMQQALRRQFAGLVEGKRHRFAAHVVLVRAGGVAFPATLTGVAVRGGAPEVGGSTTILVMMRPAQGAADAGVVTNRKKILSEMDARILEGIAAGFSTIPLASRLYLSRQGVEYHVSGLLRKLKVPNRAALVSRAYSMGVLNVGIWPPKVVDDFVK; this is translated from the coding sequence ATGACGAGTGCAGCACTCGCGGAAGCCGGCCGGGCACCGGTCCGCGGCCTCGAGCACGAGATGACCGTGGACAGCGAGGCCCAGGCGCACGCCGAGAAGTCCGGGCTGATGGTGTGCCTGGACCAGGCGCTGCGGATCCAGCAGGCCAACCAGGAGTTCTTCCGCCAGTTCGGGATGGCGTCGGCGGACGTGTGCGGCCGCGGCTTCACCGAACTGGTCCACCCGAGCATGCAGCAGGCGCTGCGACGGCAGTTCGCCGGGCTCGTCGAAGGCAAGCGCCACCGCTTCGCCGCCCACGTGGTGCTGGTGCGGGCGGGCGGGGTGGCCTTCCCGGCGACGCTGACCGGCGTGGCCGTGCGCGGCGGGGCGCCGGAGGTCGGCGGCTCCACCACCATCCTGGTGATGATGCGCCCGGCGCAGGGCGCCGCGGACGCCGGTGTGGTGACCAACCGCAAGAAGATCCTGTCCGAAATGGACGCCCGGATCCTCGAGGGCATCGCGGCCGGGTTCTCCACCATCCCGCTGGCCTCGCGGCTGTACCTGAGCCGCCAGGGCGTGGAGTACCACGTCAGCGGCCTGCTCCGGAAGCTCAAGGTGCCCAACCGCGCGGCACTGGTTTCCCGCGCCTACTCGATGGGCGTGCTCAACGTCGGCATCTGGCCGCCGAAGGTGGTCGACGACTTCGTCAAGTAG
- a CDS encoding ATP-binding protein — MLFERDAELALVGGALRAATAGESALILLRGPLGIGRSALLQRLPGLVTGSDARVLRANAAPMEQDFAFGVVRQLFDSLLAGTPEEAREHWMTERAGFAKLVFADDAMPPAEAHDVAQSEAVLHGLCTLLANVGEETPLLLLVDDLQWADVPSLRWFAYLARRLQGLRVVVVCTLRDGDPRAQHALVREVADAATRVLTPAPLSVEATKEVILGHFGEAADEEFACACHESSTGNPLFLNSMLFSLVATGCRPEAAQAQQLRTQRPSKLRERVESGLRNQPRPVRDLAAAIATFGEQGDPELIARLAGLDAIGFAGALRSLHQLGLLATEQEPRFFHRVVQDAVESSMTVVERERLHDSAAALLYRFGAPAEQVAAQLMAVTVSRQPWSVVVLRAAADTALRRGAPDTAARYLRRALLDSSTEGEDRARLLIDLATAERGFDPAACERHVSQAVPLLTTPRDRAAAVLRIAPTVLGAPPASMIDLIGQVATDLGSADTLDGSAREIALRLEARLRHAGHEDPAELASSSERLRGLGESPPMRSGAERELIVVLLHAATISARRPAAELASLANRILEREPATPSHVHTALPLLVLTLIAADSVQGISSWLSIERQARRQHVTVADALVHVEHSLVLTARGRLPEARDQAERAMQLVDADWHEVSACATVSLAAVALELRDIELSKRIVSGVGRRRSESLSLNAVSQILESAIDAHQGQWVSALDGLLTVGRLLEASGWRNSSLYPWRPWAISLHQRLGDHASALALAEEEHAWAESWGAASAVGRALRLQGWLHGGERGVELLRDAVGTLRGSANDLELARALVLLGRRLGESAEAAAALREGAELATACGASWLVERARPGTAGKPGAAPAPKATLTRTERRVAELAGTGLTNAEIADRLGVSSRAVEKHLTNSYRKLGVAGRAGLAGAISADVPDAS; from the coding sequence ATGTTGTTCGAGCGGGACGCCGAACTCGCGCTGGTGGGCGGGGCGCTGCGCGCCGCCACGGCGGGCGAGTCCGCGCTGATCCTGCTGCGCGGGCCGCTGGGCATCGGCCGGTCCGCGTTGCTGCAGCGGCTCCCCGGGCTGGTCACCGGGTCCGACGCCAGGGTGCTGCGGGCGAACGCGGCGCCGATGGAGCAGGACTTCGCCTTCGGGGTGGTGCGCCAGTTGTTCGACAGCCTGCTGGCGGGCACGCCGGAGGAAGCCCGCGAGCACTGGATGACCGAACGCGCCGGGTTCGCCAAGCTGGTGTTCGCCGACGACGCGATGCCGCCCGCGGAAGCCCACGACGTCGCCCAGTCCGAGGCCGTGCTGCACGGGCTGTGCACGCTGCTGGCCAACGTCGGCGAGGAAACCCCGCTGTTGCTGCTGGTCGACGACCTGCAGTGGGCGGATGTGCCGTCGCTGCGGTGGTTCGCCTACCTCGCGCGGCGGTTGCAGGGCCTGCGCGTGGTGGTGGTCTGCACGCTGCGCGACGGTGATCCGCGCGCGCAGCACGCGCTGGTGCGCGAGGTCGCCGACGCCGCCACGCGGGTGCTGACCCCGGCGCCGTTGTCCGTCGAGGCCACCAAGGAAGTCATCCTGGGGCACTTCGGCGAGGCGGCCGACGAGGAGTTCGCCTGCGCCTGCCACGAATCCTCCACCGGCAACCCGCTGTTCCTCAACTCCATGCTGTTCAGCCTGGTCGCCACCGGCTGCCGCCCGGAAGCCGCGCAGGCGCAGCAACTGCGCACGCAGCGGCCGTCGAAACTGCGGGAGCGGGTGGAAAGCGGGCTGCGCAACCAGCCGCGGCCGGTGCGCGACCTGGCCGCGGCCATCGCCACCTTCGGCGAGCAGGGCGATCCCGAGCTGATCGCGCGGCTGGCCGGGCTCGACGCGATCGGTTTCGCCGGCGCGCTGCGCTCGCTGCACCAGCTCGGCCTGCTGGCCACCGAGCAGGAACCGCGGTTCTTCCATCGCGTGGTCCAGGACGCGGTCGAGTCGTCGATGACCGTGGTCGAGCGCGAGCGGCTGCACGATTCGGCCGCCGCCCTGCTCTACCGCTTCGGCGCGCCCGCCGAGCAGGTGGCGGCGCAGCTGATGGCGGTGACCGTTTCGCGTCAGCCGTGGTCGGTGGTGGTGCTGCGTGCCGCCGCCGACACCGCCCTGCGCCGCGGCGCGCCGGACACCGCCGCCCGGTACCTGCGGCGCGCGCTGCTGGACAGCTCCACCGAGGGCGAGGACCGCGCGCGGCTGCTGATCGACCTGGCCACCGCCGAACGCGGGTTCGACCCCGCCGCCTGCGAACGCCATGTCTCCCAAGCGGTTCCGCTGCTGACCACCCCGCGCGACCGGGCCGCGGCGGTGCTGCGGATCGCGCCGACCGTGCTCGGCGCGCCACCGGCGTCGATGATCGACCTGATCGGGCAGGTGGCCACCGACCTGGGCAGTGCGGACACCTTGGACGGTTCGGCGCGGGAAATCGCGCTGCGGCTGGAAGCCCGCCTTCGCCACGCCGGGCACGAGGACCCGGCGGAGCTGGCCTCCTCCAGCGAACGGCTGCGTGGGCTCGGGGAAAGCCCGCCGATGCGCTCGGGTGCCGAACGCGAGCTGATCGTGGTCCTGCTGCACGCCGCCACGATCAGCGCCCGGCGCCCGGCCGCCGAACTGGCCTCGCTGGCGAACCGGATCCTGGAACGGGAACCGGCCACCCCGTCGCACGTGCACACCGCGCTGCCACTGCTGGTGCTCACCCTCATCGCGGCGGATTCGGTGCAGGGCATCAGTTCCTGGCTCTCCATCGAGCGGCAGGCACGGCGCCAGCACGTGACCGTGGCCGACGCGCTGGTCCACGTGGAGCATTCGCTGGTGCTCACCGCGCGGGGCAGGCTGCCGGAGGCGCGGGACCAGGCCGAGCGCGCGATGCAGCTGGTCGACGCCGACTGGCACGAGGTCAGCGCGTGCGCCACGGTCTCGCTGGCCGCGGTGGCACTGGAACTGCGCGACATCGAGCTGAGCAAGCGCATCGTCAGCGGCGTGGGCAGGCGGCGGTCGGAAAGCCTGAGCCTGAACGCGGTCTCGCAGATCCTGGAGTCCGCGATCGACGCGCACCAGGGCCAGTGGGTCAGCGCGCTGGACGGCCTGCTCACCGTGGGCAGGCTGCTGGAGGCCTCCGGCTGGCGCAATTCCTCGCTCTACCCGTGGCGGCCGTGGGCGATCAGCCTGCACCAGCGCCTCGGCGACCACGCCTCCGCGCTGGCGCTGGCCGAGGAGGAGCACGCCTGGGCGGAATCGTGGGGCGCGGCTTCGGCCGTCGGCCGGGCACTGCGGTTGCAGGGCTGGCTGCACGGCGGGGAACGCGGCGTCGAGCTGTTGCGTGACGCGGTGGGCACGCTGCGTGGTTCGGCCAACGACCTGGAACTGGCCAGGGCGCTGGTCCTGCTGGGCAGGCGGCTGGGCGAGTCGGCCGAGGCCGCGGCCGCGCTGCGGGAAGGCGCCGAACTGGCCACCGCCTGCGGGGCGAGCTGGCTGGTGGAACGCGCCCGGCCGGGCACCGCGGGCAAACCGGGCGCCGCGCCGGCCCCGAAGGCGACGCTGACCCGCACCGAGCGGCGGGTGGCCGAACTCGCGGGTACCGGCCTGACCAACGCCGAGATCGCCGACCGGCTCGGGGTGTCCTCCCGCGCGGTGGAAAAGCACCTGACGAATTCCTACCGCAAGCTCGGCGTGGCCGGCCGGGCCGGGCTGGCCGGGGCGATCTCGGCCGATGTGCCCGACGCGAGTTGA
- a CDS encoding helix-turn-helix transcriptional regulator → MSDEVLRLEREAERNVLTAVLGALDRGIPSMVTISGAPGLGQLELLRWLARLAAGQGVRVLWARASPAEHALRYGVVAQLLAPLVPRAREVLAGTEQLPGLAELLRKARTRPTMMIVEDAQWLDPASSVWLQALMRRLPGTRIAMLASTGGTCGDSAGNEYSVTNLVPDGQVNAVELMLSPLSARGVADAIELVFGVPGEPEFCAAALAATGGNPWLLREVLGEFRDRGGQPVTAGVPRLRAIGEAALGEYTTRVVDGLSEEAMSVLRAIAVCGDVLDFPLVCRLAGEPHLHESRIRSIIASSGLTVNSGERLRVRAPVVAARVLESMPGPERAELHARAAELAYRADVRDDDVARILLCAGPIGTQWVVHLLRRSFAAALRNGEDGLAVAYLNRALDEPLDPLSRAKLSFELASVQVARVPVASDRRLTELASTPGPEFAGLRVRAVDAKLSRGDSHWARRVAAEAVLAEHESEKDAMLALYWLSEQTRQDDGEPMVPEMPSLPDHPLDTAQAGARAWQLAASANDLQATRVLARRALRREDSRPLLVMPRLSACRALFLTDDLEEAEVQLNALLADVQREHLRAGTARVLVARAELGMRTGRNDAAERDLAAAERALPLSGWHPNLASYPTSLQLCIDVQYGRLDRARKLAARESPAEGAFSAYFMFARALLALAEGRPVDALDMFRECGRRLLRQNIVNPGLLPWRSVAAGAAAALGHIKEAQRLSLEEWTLAEKWGAPSALGWAEMGFSRLSGEHRVVRAREALRVLRGYRLSPVYTLALLEVAAAELEDGDPAAAPPLLAEAAALATIHRSHWLSARLRELSERAGTKPAAPVSPIWTSLSEPERKVAVMVARGRVNGEIAETLSVTKRTVERRLSCVYRKLGISGREELGALVRSMEGF, encoded by the coding sequence GTGAGCGACGAGGTGCTGCGCCTCGAACGGGAGGCCGAGCGCAACGTGCTGACCGCCGTGCTCGGCGCGCTCGACCGCGGGATCCCGTCCATGGTCACGATTTCCGGCGCGCCCGGCCTCGGGCAGCTCGAACTGCTGCGCTGGCTCGCCCGGCTGGCCGCCGGGCAGGGGGTGCGGGTGCTGTGGGCCAGGGCGTCCCCGGCCGAGCACGCGCTGCGCTACGGCGTGGTCGCGCAACTGCTCGCGCCGCTGGTGCCGCGGGCGCGGGAAGTGCTGGCCGGGACGGAACAACTGCCGGGGCTGGCCGAGTTGCTGCGCAAGGCGCGCACGCGGCCGACGATGATGATCGTCGAGGACGCGCAGTGGCTCGACCCGGCGTCCTCGGTCTGGCTGCAGGCGCTGATGCGCCGGCTGCCCGGCACGCGGATCGCGATGCTCGCCAGTACCGGTGGCACCTGCGGGGATTCGGCGGGCAACGAGTACTCGGTGACGAACCTGGTGCCCGACGGCCAGGTCAACGCCGTCGAACTGATGCTCAGCCCGCTCAGCGCGCGCGGGGTGGCGGACGCGATCGAACTGGTCTTCGGCGTGCCGGGGGAGCCGGAGTTCTGCGCCGCCGCGCTGGCGGCCACCGGCGGGAACCCCTGGCTGCTGCGGGAAGTCCTCGGCGAATTCCGGGACCGGGGCGGGCAGCCGGTGACCGCCGGGGTGCCCCGGCTGCGGGCGATCGGCGAGGCCGCGCTGGGCGAGTACACCACCCGGGTCGTGGACGGACTGTCCGAAGAGGCCATGTCGGTGCTGCGGGCCATCGCGGTCTGCGGGGACGTGCTGGACTTCCCGCTGGTCTGCCGCCTGGCGGGGGAGCCGCACCTGCACGAGTCGCGGATCCGCTCGATCATCGCCTCCAGCGGGCTCACGGTGAACTCGGGGGAGCGGCTGCGGGTCCGCGCGCCGGTGGTCGCGGCCAGGGTGCTGGAAAGCATGCCGGGACCCGAGCGCGCCGAACTGCACGCGCGGGCCGCCGAACTGGCCTACCGGGCCGACGTCCGCGACGACGACGTCGCGCGGATCCTGTTGTGCGCCGGGCCGATCGGCACGCAGTGGGTGGTGCACCTGCTCCGCCGCAGCTTCGCCGCGGCACTGCGCAACGGGGAGGACGGCCTGGCCGTGGCCTACCTGAACCGCGCGCTGGACGAGCCGCTGGACCCGCTGTCCCGCGCCAAGCTGAGCTTCGAACTCGCGTCGGTGCAGGTGGCCAGGGTGCCGGTGGCCAGCGACCGCAGGCTGACCGAACTGGCCTCCACGCCGGGGCCCGAGTTCGCCGGGCTGCGCGTGCGCGCGGTGGACGCCAAGCTGAGCCGCGGCGACAGCCACTGGGCGCGCCGGGTGGCCGCGGAGGCGGTGCTGGCCGAGCACGAGTCCGAAAAGGACGCGATGCTGGCGCTGTACTGGCTGTCCGAGCAGACCCGGCAGGACGACGGCGAGCCGATGGTGCCGGAGATGCCCTCGCTGCCGGACCACCCGCTCGACACCGCGCAGGCCGGGGCCAGGGCGTGGCAGCTGGCCGCGTCGGCGAACGACCTGCAGGCCACCAGGGTGCTCGCCCGGCGGGCGCTGCGCCGGGAGGATTCGCGGCCGCTGCTGGTGATGCCCCGGCTTTCCGCCTGCCGCGCGCTGTTCCTCACCGACGACCTCGAAGAGGCGGAGGTCCAGCTGAACGCGCTGCTCGCCGACGTGCAGCGCGAGCACCTGCGGGCGGGCACCGCGCGCGTGCTGGTGGCGCGGGCCGAACTGGGCATGCGCACCGGCCGGAACGACGCCGCCGAACGCGATCTGGCCGCCGCCGAGCGGGCGCTCCCGCTGAGCGGCTGGCACCCCAACCTGGCGTCCTACCCGACCTCGCTGCAGCTCTGCATCGATGTCCAATATGGACGGCTGGACCGGGCCAGGAAGCTGGCCGCGCGGGAAAGCCCGGCCGAGGGCGCCTTCTCCGCCTACTTCATGTTCGCCAGGGCGCTGCTGGCGCTGGCCGAAGGCCGCCCGGTCGACGCGCTGGACATGTTCCGCGAGTGCGGCAGGCGGCTGCTGCGGCAGAACATCGTCAACCCGGGCCTGCTGCCGTGGCGCTCGGTCGCCGCGGGCGCGGCCGCCGCGCTGGGCCACATCAAGGAAGCGCAGCGGCTCAGCCTGGAAGAGTGGACGCTGGCGGAGAAGTGGGGCGCGCCGAGCGCGCTCGGCTGGGCCGAAATGGGCTTTTCCCGGTTGTCCGGCGAACACCGCGTGGTACGGGCCCGTGAAGCGTTGCGCGTGCTGCGCGGATACCGGCTCAGCCCGGTGTACACGCTGGCACTGCTGGAAGTCGCGGCGGCCGAACTGGAGGACGGCGACCCGGCGGCGGCGCCCCCGCTGCTGGCCGAGGCCGCCGCGCTGGCCACCATCCACCGCTCGCACTGGCTCAGCGCGCGGCTGCGGGAGCTGAGCGAGCGGGCGGGCACCAAGCCGGCCGCGCCGGTTTCGCCGATCTGGACCTCGCTGTCCGAACCGGAGCGTAAGGTCGCGGTCATGGTCGCCCGCGGGCGCGTCAACGGCGAGATCGCCGAGACGCTGTCGGTCACCAAACGCACCGTGGAACGGCGGCTGAGCTGCGTCTACCGCAAGCTCGGCATCAGCGGGCGGGAGGAACTGGGCGCGCTGGTCCGGTCGATGGAGGGATTCTAG